In Bombus terrestris chromosome 6, iyBomTerr1.2, whole genome shotgun sequence, a single window of DNA contains:
- the LOC100646929 gene encoding uncharacterized protein LOC100646929 isoform X1, with protein MNQRVNKCIRTYERKKCKDAVVPVPKIVISSLDNMKSRNRVLLNDNSNIIEEKDVDNDSLYNDPFETTFDRLIKNARILPPIPKAHNDTILLTSSDSNKSEINDHQSSLHKTLSFNTKPVCKSTYRKIKVHITKKTMSKKNVSVLKNNGESKVQEDVSHKKYKLRKTRNNSKMPFKYSYIKQSKKNYNKKYFVKNSEKACNIQSDKSCNNVEIKPCFINLDRSAVSKWDSKLHTIENNLLKENDQLLDQHSISGISIDNLKYDEEKIKHCTIKLEQLGTNPYIAPLDFRKKYENVFSSTPNGRPVRSNAHLISLSPIPVKYFEKLKDSTMLSSNISFNENNEILLKSKLISDDLCKETNIIKKYKDEHKSSSYLANTSNFSKHNFDQFENIDKKDVDSLIKLSYSENCDQKEFLTKRDSVQNIPGNRIEKNNISNKSVLTEEYKTSNVKIDKHILRFSNDANMSRSLFDDTNGSIQTPLGNDIGVNDIVKLSINNLVINEKSTVLNNEGHSDFIKLNKTSTANISTDKKVTFNKSQEELLTTSVPIKLTKSDSSSDDKNNDIANVDGKILSSRDSVLNINHSSVDSSRKCGESHVVLKQLQDSIRVTKRKKYTKWDLDLVSIAEDCDNSTELKKKQIHLEKTNTEREMILSRKELSVLENITEKCTNNAHRIVGEPVYLKPGKSWARSLSILHNLQTEFNLDKLSVGKGKKWRYSVQDILNMQTQGIIQSCIKKNDSNTKLRTTNEIINKSEYELINNKGKTCDSTNLTRVSKRISVRVVPIHKTVKSIEDASFLEVYGIVPVKSQRFTLLNNPQKSSICNIQNNDSDIQVTEEHVVSTAREVILQRCLQKDYIPFTTYFSDSYLEHCRKIGEGVYGEVFLYEQENKKSVIKIIPIEGSDYVNGEPQKKFHEILSEIVIAMELHNLRFNTKYNTDGFVEVKDIKCIKGKYPERLIELWNLYDEEKHSDNDCPSMFNDDQLYIVLELGHGGQDLEAFVFNTAEEAHILFIQAALALAVAEKAIEFEHRDLHWGNILISSANEDYVHYKIGQKNIELISKGVKVSIIDFTLSRVKYQGCSVFNDLALDPTLFTAQGEYQFEIYRLMRDKVKNNWQAFEPYTNILWLHYTLDKMITAVRYKKKNLKIHKNGITKLKELENEILTYNSAFDFVTNCDKIVNLLRINSKSEVTSV; from the exons ATGAATCAACGAGTCAATAAATGTATTCGAACctatgaaagaaaaaaatgtaaagatgCTGTAGTTCCAGTACCAAAAATAGTTATTTCGTCTTTAGATAATATGAAGAGCAGAAATCGTGttttattaaatgataattcaaatataattgAAGAGAAAGATGTTGATAATGATTCTCTATATAATGATCCTTTTGAGACAACATTTGATAGACTAATTAAAAATGCAAG AATTCTACCACCTATACCAAAGGCACATAATGATACAATACTACTAACTAGTTCAGATAGTAATAAATCTGAAATAAACGATCACCAATCTTCATTGCATAAAACATTAAGTTTTAACACAAAACCAGTTTGTAAATCAACATACAGAAAGATAAAAGTGCATATTACAAAGAAAACAATGTCTAAGAAAAATGTATCTGTGCTCAAAAATAATGGAGAATCTAAA GTACAAGAAGATGTatctcataaaaaatataaattgcgtAAAACGAGAAATAACAGTAAAATgccatttaaatattcatatatcaaacaatctaaaaaaaattataataaaaaatattttgtaaaaaacagCGAAAAAGCTTGTAATATACAAAGTGATAAATCTTGTAACAATGTGGAGATAAAACcatgttttattaatttagacAGATCTGCTGTATCAAAATGGGATAGTAAGTTACAtacaatagaaaataatttattaaaagaaaatgatcAATTATTAGATCAACATTCAATTAGTGGAATCAGTattgataatttaaaatatgatgaagaaaaaataaaacattgtaCTATTAAACTAGAACAATTAGGAACAAATCCATACATAGCACCACTTgattttagaaaaaaatacgaaaatgtATTCAGTAGTACACCTAATGGTAGACCTGTTAGATCAAATGCACATTTAATATCTTTATCACCAATTCcagttaaatattttgaaaaattgaaggaTTCCACAATGTTGTCAAGCAACATCtcatttaatgaaaataatgaaattttattaaaatctaaaCTAATAAGTGATGATTTGtgtaaagaaacaaatataataaaaaaatataaagatgaaCATAAGTCATCTAGTTATTTAGCAAACACATCTAATTTTAGTAAGCATAATTTCgatcaatttgaaaatatagataaaaaagATGTAGATTCATTGATTAAACTTAGTTATAGCGAGAATTGTGATCAGAaagaatttttaacaaaaagagATTCAGTTCAAAATATTCCAGGAAAtagaattgaaaaaaataatatatcaaataaatcaGTATTAACAGAAGAATATAAAACTTCAAATGTAAAAATAGACAAACATATCTTAAGATTCTCTAATGATGCAAATATGTCACGTTCTTTATTTGATGATACCAATGGAAGTATTCAAACTCCATTAGGCAATGATATCGGAGTGAATGATATAGTAAAACTATCTATTAATAATTTAGTGATAAATGAAAAAAGTACTGTATTAAATAACGAGGGACACtctgattttattaaattaaataaaacatctACTGCAAATATAAGTACTGATAAAAAAGTAACATTCAATAAGTCACAGGAAGAATTACTTACAACTTCAGTCCCGATTAAATTGACGAAATCAGATTCATCATCTGATGATAAAAACAATGATATAGCAAATGTAGATGGAAAAATTCTGTCAAGCAGAGACAGTGTATTAAATATAAACCATTCTTCTGTAGACAGTAGTAGAAAATGTGGTGAATCTCATGTAGTTTTGAAGCAATTGCAAGATTCCATTAGagttacaaaaagaaaaaaatatactaAATGGGATCTTGATTTAGTTAGTATTGCAGAAGATTGTGATAATAGTACAGAACTGAAGAAAAAACAGATACATTTAGAAAAGACAAACACTGAAAGAGAAATGATATTATCACGAAAGGAATTATCAGTTTTAGAAAATATAACAGAGAAATGTACTAATAATGCTCATAGAATAGTTGGAGAACCTGTTTATTTAAAACCAGGCAAATCTTGGGCAAGATCTTTGTCAATTTTGCACAATTTACAAACTGAATTTAATCTGGATAAATTATCTGTTGGCAAAGGTAAAAAATGGAGATATAGTGTTCaggatattttaaatatgcaaACACAAG GAATTATACAAAGCTGCATAAAAAAGAATGATAGTAATACAAAATTACGAACAACTAATGAGATAATTAATAAATCAGAATATGAATTGATTAATAACAAAGGTAAAACTTGTGATTCCACCAATCTCACACGTGTTTCAAAAAGGATATCAGTTCGTGTAGTTCCAATTCATAAAACAGTGAAATCTATTGAAGATGCATCATTTCTTGAAGTCTATGGTATTGTTCCTGTTAAGAGTCAGagatttacattattaaata ACCCTCAAAAATCTTCTATATGTAACATTCAAAATAATGACAGTGATATCCAAGTTACTGAAGAACATGTAGTTTCAACAGCTAGAGAAGTTATTTTACAGAGATGTTTACAAAAAGATTATATACCATTTACAACATACTTTTCTGATTc ataCCTGGAACACTGTCGAAAAATTGGAGAAGGTGTATATGGTGAAGTTTTTCTTTAtgaacaagaaaataaaaaatctgttaTAAAGATTATTCCTATAGAAGGTAGTGATTATGTAAATGGAGAACCACAAAAAAAATTTCATgagatattatcagaaattgtaATTgcaat gGAATTGCACAATTTAAGATTCAACACCAAATACAATACTGATGGATTTGTAGaagtaaaagatattaaatgtataaaaggaaaatatccagaaaggctTATAGAATTGTGGAATCTCTATGATGAAGAGAAACATTCTGATAATGACTGTCCATCAATGTTTAATGATGATCAATTATACATTGTTCTCGAACTTGGACATGGAGGTCAAGATTTAGAAGCGTTTGTATTTAATACTGCAGAAGAAGCTCATATTTTGTTTATACAG GCTGCATTAGCATTAGCAGTTGCAGAAAAGGCTATTGAATTTGAACACAGGGACTTACATTGgggaaatatattaatatcatcGGCAAATGAAGATTATGTACATTATAAGATTGGGCAAAAAAACATTGAACTAATTAGTAAAGGTGTGAAG GTGTCTATTATAGATTTCACCCTTTCAAGAGTCAAGTATCAAGGATGTAGTGTATTTAATGACCTCGCATTAGATCCTACATTGTTTACAGCTCAGGGCGAATATCaatttgaaatatatcgttTGATGAGGGATAAAGTTAA GAACAATTGGCAAGCATTTGAACcctatacaaatattttatggcTGCATTATACTTTAGATAAAATGATCACAGCAGttagatataaaaagaaaaacttaaaaattcataaaaatggtATAACAAAACTTAAAGAACTAGAAAACGAAATTTTGACATATAACAGTGCCTTTGACTTTGTAACAAATTgtgataaaattgttaatttattacgtattaattcgAAATCCGAAGTAACTTCTgtataa
- the LOC100646929 gene encoding uncharacterized protein LOC100646929 isoform X2, with protein sequence MNQRVNKCIRTYERKKCKDAVVPVPKIVISSLDNMKSRNRVLLNDNSNIIEEKDVDNDSLYNDPFETTFDRLIKNARILPPIPKAHNDTILLTSSDSNKSEINDHQSSLHKTLSFNTKPVCKSTYRKIKVHITKKTMSKKNVSVLKNNGESKVQEDVSHKKYKLRKTRNNSKMPFKYSYIKQSKKNYNKKYFVKNSEKACNIQSDKSCNNVEIKPCFINLDRSAVSKWDSKLHTIENNLLKENDQLLDQHSISGISIDNLKYDEEKIKHCTIKLEQLGTNPYIAPLDFRKKYENVFSSTPNGRPVRSNAHLISLSPIPVKYFEKLKDSTMLSSNISFNENNEILLKSKLISDDLCKETNIIKKYKDEHKSSSYLANTSNFSKHNFDQFENIDKKDVDSLIKLSYSENCDQKEFLTKRDSVQNIPGNRIEKNNISNKSVLTEEYKTSNVKIDKHILRFSNDANMSRSLFDDTNGSIQTPLGNDIGVNDIVKLSINNLVINEKSTVLNNEGHSDFIKLNKTSTANISTDKKVTFNKSQEELLTTSVPIKLTKSDSSSDDKNNDIANVDGKILSSRDSVLNINHSSVDSSRKCGESHVVLKQLQDSIRVTKRKKYTKWDLDLVSIAEDCDNSTELKKKQIHLEKTNTEREMILSRKELSVLENITEKCTNNAHRIVGEPVYLKPGKSWARSLSILHNLQTEFNLDKLSVGKGKKWRYSVQDILNMQTQGIIQSCIKKNDSNTKLRTTNEIINKSEYELINNKGKTCDSTNLTRVSKRISVRVVPIHKTVKSIEDASFLEVYGIVPVKSQRFTLLNNPQKSSICNIQNNDSDIQVTEEHVVSTAREVILQRCLQKDYIPFTTYFSDSYLEHCRKIGEGVYGEVFLYEQENKKSVIKIIPIEGSDYVNGEPQKKFHEILSEIVIAMELHNLRFNTKYNTDGFVEVKDIKCIKGKYPERLIELWNLYDEEKHSDNDCPSMFNDDQLYIVLELGHGGQDLEAFVFNTAEEAHILFIQAALALAVAEKAIEFEHRDLHWGNILISSANEDYVHYKIGQKNIELISKGVYYRFHPFKSQVSRM encoded by the exons ATGAATCAACGAGTCAATAAATGTATTCGAACctatgaaagaaaaaaatgtaaagatgCTGTAGTTCCAGTACCAAAAATAGTTATTTCGTCTTTAGATAATATGAAGAGCAGAAATCGTGttttattaaatgataattcaaatataattgAAGAGAAAGATGTTGATAATGATTCTCTATATAATGATCCTTTTGAGACAACATTTGATAGACTAATTAAAAATGCAAG AATTCTACCACCTATACCAAAGGCACATAATGATACAATACTACTAACTAGTTCAGATAGTAATAAATCTGAAATAAACGATCACCAATCTTCATTGCATAAAACATTAAGTTTTAACACAAAACCAGTTTGTAAATCAACATACAGAAAGATAAAAGTGCATATTACAAAGAAAACAATGTCTAAGAAAAATGTATCTGTGCTCAAAAATAATGGAGAATCTAAA GTACAAGAAGATGTatctcataaaaaatataaattgcgtAAAACGAGAAATAACAGTAAAATgccatttaaatattcatatatcaaacaatctaaaaaaaattataataaaaaatattttgtaaaaaacagCGAAAAAGCTTGTAATATACAAAGTGATAAATCTTGTAACAATGTGGAGATAAAACcatgttttattaatttagacAGATCTGCTGTATCAAAATGGGATAGTAAGTTACAtacaatagaaaataatttattaaaagaaaatgatcAATTATTAGATCAACATTCAATTAGTGGAATCAGTattgataatttaaaatatgatgaagaaaaaataaaacattgtaCTATTAAACTAGAACAATTAGGAACAAATCCATACATAGCACCACTTgattttagaaaaaaatacgaaaatgtATTCAGTAGTACACCTAATGGTAGACCTGTTAGATCAAATGCACATTTAATATCTTTATCACCAATTCcagttaaatattttgaaaaattgaaggaTTCCACAATGTTGTCAAGCAACATCtcatttaatgaaaataatgaaattttattaaaatctaaaCTAATAAGTGATGATTTGtgtaaagaaacaaatataataaaaaaatataaagatgaaCATAAGTCATCTAGTTATTTAGCAAACACATCTAATTTTAGTAAGCATAATTTCgatcaatttgaaaatatagataaaaaagATGTAGATTCATTGATTAAACTTAGTTATAGCGAGAATTGTGATCAGAaagaatttttaacaaaaagagATTCAGTTCAAAATATTCCAGGAAAtagaattgaaaaaaataatatatcaaataaatcaGTATTAACAGAAGAATATAAAACTTCAAATGTAAAAATAGACAAACATATCTTAAGATTCTCTAATGATGCAAATATGTCACGTTCTTTATTTGATGATACCAATGGAAGTATTCAAACTCCATTAGGCAATGATATCGGAGTGAATGATATAGTAAAACTATCTATTAATAATTTAGTGATAAATGAAAAAAGTACTGTATTAAATAACGAGGGACACtctgattttattaaattaaataaaacatctACTGCAAATATAAGTACTGATAAAAAAGTAACATTCAATAAGTCACAGGAAGAATTACTTACAACTTCAGTCCCGATTAAATTGACGAAATCAGATTCATCATCTGATGATAAAAACAATGATATAGCAAATGTAGATGGAAAAATTCTGTCAAGCAGAGACAGTGTATTAAATATAAACCATTCTTCTGTAGACAGTAGTAGAAAATGTGGTGAATCTCATGTAGTTTTGAAGCAATTGCAAGATTCCATTAGagttacaaaaagaaaaaaatatactaAATGGGATCTTGATTTAGTTAGTATTGCAGAAGATTGTGATAATAGTACAGAACTGAAGAAAAAACAGATACATTTAGAAAAGACAAACACTGAAAGAGAAATGATATTATCACGAAAGGAATTATCAGTTTTAGAAAATATAACAGAGAAATGTACTAATAATGCTCATAGAATAGTTGGAGAACCTGTTTATTTAAAACCAGGCAAATCTTGGGCAAGATCTTTGTCAATTTTGCACAATTTACAAACTGAATTTAATCTGGATAAATTATCTGTTGGCAAAGGTAAAAAATGGAGATATAGTGTTCaggatattttaaatatgcaaACACAAG GAATTATACAAAGCTGCATAAAAAAGAATGATAGTAATACAAAATTACGAACAACTAATGAGATAATTAATAAATCAGAATATGAATTGATTAATAACAAAGGTAAAACTTGTGATTCCACCAATCTCACACGTGTTTCAAAAAGGATATCAGTTCGTGTAGTTCCAATTCATAAAACAGTGAAATCTATTGAAGATGCATCATTTCTTGAAGTCTATGGTATTGTTCCTGTTAAGAGTCAGagatttacattattaaata ACCCTCAAAAATCTTCTATATGTAACATTCAAAATAATGACAGTGATATCCAAGTTACTGAAGAACATGTAGTTTCAACAGCTAGAGAAGTTATTTTACAGAGATGTTTACAAAAAGATTATATACCATTTACAACATACTTTTCTGATTc ataCCTGGAACACTGTCGAAAAATTGGAGAAGGTGTATATGGTGAAGTTTTTCTTTAtgaacaagaaaataaaaaatctgttaTAAAGATTATTCCTATAGAAGGTAGTGATTATGTAAATGGAGAACCACAAAAAAAATTTCATgagatattatcagaaattgtaATTgcaat gGAATTGCACAATTTAAGATTCAACACCAAATACAATACTGATGGATTTGTAGaagtaaaagatattaaatgtataaaaggaaaatatccagaaaggctTATAGAATTGTGGAATCTCTATGATGAAGAGAAACATTCTGATAATGACTGTCCATCAATGTTTAATGATGATCAATTATACATTGTTCTCGAACTTGGACATGGAGGTCAAGATTTAGAAGCGTTTGTATTTAATACTGCAGAAGAAGCTCATATTTTGTTTATACAG GCTGCATTAGCATTAGCAGTTGCAGAAAAGGCTATTGAATTTGAACACAGGGACTTACATTGgggaaatatattaatatcatcGGCAAATGAAGATTATGTACATTATAAGATTGGGCAAAAAAACATTGAACTAATTAGTAAAG GTGTCTATTATAGATTTCACCCTTTCAAGAGTCAAGTATCAAGGATGTAG